The Acidicapsa acidisoli genome contains a region encoding:
- a CDS encoding hydrolase, with the protein MAELQLDPKKTSLVLIDLQNAIVGMNPMPHTAAQVVENSKKLADALRAHGAPVVYVRVDLNDFMNLPVDQPHNLGEKPLPAAASEITPSAGFQTGDILVTKRHWGAFAGTDLEQQLKSRGIDTVVLTGISTNVGVESTARQGTGLGFAIVLVEDACSAQSAEHHRFAFENIFPRLARVRTTSEVLASLA; encoded by the coding sequence ATGGCAGAACTCCAGCTCGACCCCAAAAAGACCTCACTCGTTCTCATCGACCTGCAGAATGCCATCGTGGGCATGAACCCGATGCCGCATACGGCCGCACAGGTTGTAGAAAACTCCAAAAAACTTGCCGACGCCCTCCGCGCTCACGGCGCTCCTGTCGTCTACGTCCGCGTCGATCTCAACGACTTCATGAATCTTCCCGTCGACCAGCCGCACAACCTGGGCGAGAAGCCACTGCCCGCCGCGGCATCGGAGATCACTCCTTCCGCTGGTTTCCAGACCGGCGACATCCTCGTCACTAAGCGCCACTGGGGCGCCTTCGCCGGAACCGACCTCGAGCAGCAGCTTAAATCCCGCGGCATCGACACGGTCGTCCTCACAGGCATCTCCACCAATGTAGGCGTCGAGTCCACCGCGCGTCAGGGTACTGGCCTCGGCTTTGCCATTGTGCTCGTCGAAGATGCTTGCTCCGCCCAAAGCGCCGAACACCATCGCTTCGCCTTTGAAAACATCTTCCCGCGTCTGGCCCGCGTTCGCACCACCAGTGAAGTCCTGGCCTCCCTTGCCTAA
- a CDS encoding TetR/AcrR family transcriptional regulator yields MPSISSNPVRVAPQQERSTRRLAGFLDAAAELFVEVGYEAATMTAVAERSGSSIGALYNYFPDKQSIAFTLVNQYSQEIEAHWKPLMEQAEILTHAEFADLFIERITQFVRERPAYLSLLVAPIRFRRDPAARKATRIAIANAFQAKNPSLSREQSLLAANVSLQIVRGMMTLYGEADSKGKVLVVSEFKKLLTLYLRGVLSEDAVLAK; encoded by the coding sequence ATGCCCTCGATTTCGTCAAATCCCGTTCGCGTCGCACCGCAGCAGGAGCGCTCGACGCGCCGGTTGGCAGGTTTTCTGGACGCAGCTGCGGAACTCTTTGTCGAAGTCGGCTACGAAGCAGCGACTATGACGGCGGTAGCGGAGCGAAGCGGGTCTTCGATCGGCGCGCTCTACAACTACTTTCCGGATAAACAGTCCATCGCATTCACGCTGGTAAATCAATATTCCCAAGAGATTGAGGCGCATTGGAAGCCGTTGATGGAGCAGGCGGAGATACTGACCCATGCGGAGTTCGCCGATCTGTTCATCGAGCGCATCACCCAATTCGTTCGGGAGCGTCCCGCTTATCTGAGTCTGCTTGTCGCGCCAATCCGTTTTCGCCGCGACCCTGCTGCCCGAAAGGCTACCCGCATCGCAATCGCAAATGCCTTTCAGGCCAAGAATCCTTCGCTTTCGAGGGAACAGTCTCTGCTCGCTGCAAACGTCTCTCTCCAGATAGTCCGGGGCATGATGACACTGTATGGGGAAGCAGATTCCAAAGGCAAAGTCCTCGTTGTGTCTGAGTTTAAGAAGTTGCTGACGTTGTATCTGAGAGGCGTCTTGTCCGAGGACGCGGTGCTAGCGAAGTAG
- a CDS encoding HD domain-containing protein has product MVLAGIKVPDTVLVRDAIALSRSASEPFLFNHAMRSWLFGVLLSENAERAPDAELLAVATILHDLGLTDRYTAEDRFEVDGANAARSFLKGRGISTQQMQVVWDAIALHTTRSIALHKEPEVAMTHSGITADVLRGRP; this is encoded by the coding sequence ATGGTTTTAGCAGGAATCAAAGTACCCGACACAGTTCTGGTTCGCGATGCGATTGCTCTGTCACGGAGCGCGTCAGAGCCATTTCTCTTCAACCATGCGATGCGCTCCTGGCTATTCGGCGTATTGCTTTCAGAAAACGCTGAACGTGCTCCGGATGCCGAGTTGTTGGCAGTTGCCACGATTCTGCACGATCTGGGCTTGACTGACCGCTATACGGCGGAAGATCGTTTCGAGGTGGATGGCGCCAATGCTGCGCGCTCGTTTCTGAAAGGGCGAGGCATCTCGACGCAGCAAATGCAAGTTGTTTGGGATGCCATCGCGCTTCATACCACACGATCTATCGCTCTTCACAAAGAGCCCGAAGTGGCTATGACCCATTCGGGAATAACGGCGGATGTTCTGCGGGGCAGGCCTTGA
- a CDS encoding nuclear transport factor 2 family protein yields the protein MPPTRKQQVVDLLKSLETKNPVPFAYVNPNKYIQHNLQVGPGPEGVAALIQNLPPDASVNTIRVFEDGDYVFAHTEYNFFGPKIGFDIFRFEDGLIVEHWDNLQETATELSPSGHTMIDGPTAVSDLDRTQANKALMQRYMDDLLAGRRETFPSYFNGIAYIQHNPWVADTIPGLIAGLQSLAAKGQAVVYNRLHMVLGEGNFVLVVAEATFGGVPTAIYDLFRIESGKIAEHWDTLEAIPPRDQWKNSNGKF from the coding sequence ATGCCCCCTACCCGTAAACAGCAGGTCGTAGATCTCTTGAAGTCGCTTGAGACTAAAAATCCAGTCCCGTTCGCGTATGTCAACCCGAACAAGTACATCCAGCACAACCTGCAGGTGGGACCTGGCCCTGAAGGTGTAGCCGCCCTGATTCAGAACCTGCCGCCCGATGCATCGGTCAACACCATCCGTGTCTTTGAAGACGGCGATTATGTCTTCGCTCATACCGAGTACAACTTCTTCGGGCCGAAGATTGGCTTCGACATCTTTCGCTTCGAAGATGGCCTGATCGTCGAGCATTGGGACAATTTGCAGGAGACCGCGACCGAACTCAGCCCCAGTGGCCACACGATGATCGATGGCCCCACCGCGGTGTCCGATCTCGACCGGACACAGGCGAATAAGGCGCTCATGCAACGCTACATGGACGACCTTCTCGCAGGCCGTCGCGAGACCTTTCCGAGCTACTTCAACGGAATCGCATACATTCAGCACAACCCATGGGTCGCCGACACCATCCCGGGACTGATTGCCGGTCTACAGTCTCTTGCCGCCAAGGGGCAGGCAGTCGTCTACAACCGTCTGCATATGGTGCTTGGCGAAGGTAATTTCGTCCTTGTCGTTGCTGAGGCTACGTTTGGTGGCGTGCCCACCGCCATCTACGATCTATTCCGCATTGAAAGCGGCAAGATCGCTGAACACTGGGACACACTCGAAGCGATCCCACCTCGCGATCAATGGAAGAATAGCAACGGCAAATTCTAA
- a CDS encoding TetR/AcrR family transcriptional regulator, with amino-acid sequence MGRRKLFTREDVLDKAIAIFWKHGFAETSVQDLERATGVRKSGLYAEFKDKEDLFVQSMRRYFDVLMARGHLTKQPLGWTNVESFLKVCYGSWGQKGCFSVNSMREFADLPPKARQIMVASVMKAHQLLIDNLAAARGVCDDNDSLAGLIITFFSGICLEQNFGPDQARITNKIDAFMRLIRGM; translated from the coding sequence ATGGGACGACGAAAACTGTTCACCCGAGAAGATGTCCTCGACAAAGCGATCGCCATCTTCTGGAAGCACGGCTTCGCTGAGACGAGTGTTCAGGACCTTGAACGGGCCACCGGTGTGCGCAAATCGGGCTTGTATGCGGAATTCAAGGACAAAGAAGATCTGTTTGTGCAGAGTATGCGCAGGTATTTCGACGTTCTGATGGCACGCGGACACCTGACGAAACAGCCTCTGGGTTGGACCAACGTTGAGAGTTTTCTCAAGGTCTGCTATGGGAGTTGGGGACAGAAGGGCTGCTTCTCGGTGAACTCTATGCGCGAGTTCGCAGACCTTCCCCCAAAAGCCCGCCAGATCATGGTCGCGAGCGTAATGAAAGCCCATCAGCTGCTCATCGACAATCTAGCTGCAGCGCGTGGAGTTTGTGATGATAATGATTCTCTCGCTGGCTTGATCATCACGTTCTTTAGCGGAATTTGCCTAGAGCAGAATTTCGGTCCCGACCAGGCGAGAATTACGAACAAGATCGACGCCTTCATGCGGTTGATTCGCGGGATGTGA
- a CDS encoding oxidoreductase: MAQVWLVTGSSRGLGRAIVEAGLAAGNKVLATARGIESLADLSERYGDQVKLFALDVTDEAAAANAVMSAIDLFGSLDVVINNAGYGNLSSIEDTPLSEFRAQIETNLFGTIIVTKAALTYFREKKTGHFIQFSSVGGRIGPPGRGPYSAAKWGVEGFSEVLSREVAPLGIKVTIVEPGGFRTDFAGSSSELSEGHPAYDSTVGATARFQRNYNGKQPGDPKKAAQAIIQLTRERNPPLRLLLGSDAYAVVEKNDLARLEEARIWKELSVSTDFETE, encoded by the coding sequence ATGGCGCAGGTATGGTTAGTCACCGGCAGCTCTCGCGGTCTGGGTCGCGCAATTGTTGAAGCGGGACTTGCTGCGGGCAATAAGGTGTTGGCGACAGCTCGGGGCATTGAGTCGCTGGCTGATCTGTCGGAACGATATGGTGATCAGGTCAAGCTCTTCGCGTTGGATGTTACCGACGAAGCAGCAGCAGCAAACGCGGTAATGTCGGCGATCGATCTATTTGGCTCGCTGGATGTGGTCATCAACAATGCGGGATACGGCAATCTTTCGTCCATCGAAGACACGCCTCTATCGGAATTCCGGGCACAGATCGAAACAAATCTCTTCGGAACGATTATTGTGACCAAGGCAGCTCTTACGTATTTTCGCGAAAAGAAAACAGGCCACTTCATTCAGTTTTCGTCGGTGGGCGGAAGGATCGGCCCTCCGGGACGTGGGCCTTATTCGGCGGCGAAATGGGGTGTCGAAGGCTTCTCTGAAGTGCTGTCGCGCGAAGTAGCACCACTCGGCATCAAGGTCACAATTGTTGAACCCGGTGGGTTCCGTACGGACTTCGCGGGGAGTTCCTCCGAACTGAGCGAAGGTCATCCCGCATACGACTCGACTGTTGGAGCTACCGCAAGATTTCAGCGCAATTACAACGGGAAGCAGCCTGGTGATCCGAAAAAGGCGGCTCAGGCGATCATCCAGCTGACGCGGGAGCGAAACCCTCCGTTGCGGCTGTTGCTCGGCAGCGATGCGTACGCTGTGGTAGAGAAGAACGATCTTGCGCGATTAGAGGAAGCACGAATATGGAAGGAACTCAGTGTCTCCACCGATTTTGAGACGGAGTGA
- a CDS encoding winged helix-turn-helix transcriptional regulator, with the protein MGIRTDLLVTEEIAESSDLRATPFEFERAKRVEAALSILEGKWKIVILNRLFARPVWRFSELERAVPGISQRMLSQQLRLLEKCELVKRTVHPQFPPKVEYELTEFGKTLCPAMKTLVDWAMTFPKTRETSRY; encoded by the coding sequence ATGGGTATACGAACGGACTTGTTAGTTACGGAGGAAATCGCCGAATCTTCAGATCTCAGGGCGACTCCCTTCGAGTTCGAGAGAGCCAAGAGGGTTGAGGCGGCGCTCTCCATTCTCGAAGGCAAATGGAAGATCGTGATTCTGAACCGGCTCTTCGCGCGCCCGGTCTGGCGATTCTCTGAGCTTGAACGCGCCGTCCCCGGCATTTCACAACGTATGCTGTCGCAACAGCTGCGTCTCCTTGAGAAGTGCGAGTTGGTGAAGCGAACCGTTCATCCTCAATTTCCACCAAAGGTGGAATATGAACTCACCGAGTTTGGGAAAACGCTCTGTCCGGCGATGAAGACGCTCGTCGATTGGGCGATGACCTTCCCCAAGACCCGCGAAACGTCCCGGTATTAA
- a CDS encoding AraC family transcriptional regulator: protein MACSTPDRIKVPRQFWTWLQKYDLVPAAALRHAHLPLVAYEDETYLLTTAQFFALWRSIGEMCPDPAFGLNFAAQVDFAALPLANLASYHARDYRDALTRQARFHQLCAPADMRIQERRDECVILKKWPYAIEEEPRLLVDAGLALLVELGRRGAQFSIRPKRIDLTQQRERGSAHEEYFNCPINFRASRNAIVFDRQDLDRPFVTYNAELLEMVQSALEKKTRGCRAETSASEQVKWLLRQMLAGGRPDITDVARELGLSVRTLQRRIVEEGTTFRDLLLGIRQELVRKYLAQPGVQINEVAFQLGYEDTNSFYRAFRNWEGTTPSQRRTDWKETGVSSLS, encoded by the coding sequence ATGGCCTGTTCGACACCCGATCGCATCAAAGTGCCCCGACAGTTCTGGACATGGCTTCAGAAATACGATCTTGTACCCGCGGCGGCGTTGCGCCACGCGCATCTTCCCCTCGTCGCTTACGAAGACGAGACATACCTTCTTACTACGGCGCAGTTCTTTGCTCTCTGGCGAAGCATCGGTGAAATGTGTCCGGATCCTGCTTTTGGCTTAAATTTTGCCGCACAGGTTGATTTTGCGGCACTCCCGCTGGCGAACCTGGCGTCGTACCATGCTCGCGATTATCGAGACGCGCTTACCCGGCAGGCACGATTCCATCAACTCTGCGCGCCGGCGGATATGCGTATTCAGGAGCGAAGAGACGAATGCGTGATTTTGAAAAAATGGCCGTACGCCATTGAGGAAGAGCCACGACTGTTGGTCGATGCGGGCTTGGCTCTTCTTGTCGAATTGGGACGCAGGGGAGCCCAATTTTCTATAAGGCCCAAACGGATCGATTTGACACAGCAGCGAGAGCGCGGAAGTGCACACGAGGAGTACTTCAATTGCCCGATCAATTTCCGTGCATCGCGCAATGCGATCGTGTTTGACAGACAGGATTTGGATCGCCCGTTTGTAACCTACAATGCCGAACTCCTGGAGATGGTACAAAGTGCCCTTGAGAAGAAGACGAGAGGATGTCGCGCGGAAACATCCGCGAGCGAGCAGGTGAAATGGCTGTTGAGGCAAATGCTCGCCGGCGGCCGGCCTGACATCACGGATGTTGCGCGCGAACTCGGATTGAGCGTTCGGACCCTACAGCGCCGCATTGTCGAGGAAGGGACAACGTTCCGGGATCTTCTACTGGGGATACGCCAGGAACTCGTGAGAAAATACTTGGCCCAGCCTGGAGTACAAATCAATGAAGTGGCTTTCCAGTTGGGTTACGAAGATACAAACTCCTTCTATCGTGCCTTTCGCAACTGGGAGGGAACCACGCCGTCGCAGCGGAGAACCGATTGGAAAGAAACCGGGGTTTCCAGTTTGTCCTAG
- a CDS encoding NmrA family NAD(P)-binding protein, whose protein sequence is MHSSSNLLVLGATGQVGKLVAKNLKRRGASFSVGSRKRGNLEELADQFGTSRFIDLDDPRTFDEALENITGIFLITGYTVDMLVQSKSLIDAAKRNGVKHVVHLGAFTRDHDAYATVFAWHQMIETYLRESGVAWTNLHPNMFMQNLLTYHAVTGALFNAYTSKALGYTALEDVAESAAVILLEGPERHSEKDYWFSADSLTPEQVAETLTVATGRTFTSAVRGDGSFQRDAAQSGSVFENAYAKGGLEFFRYVEDGRMAYAGSVKDDTKQILGREPFLLKEWAKLHANELLEIAGS, encoded by the coding sequence ATGCACAGTTCAAGCAACCTGCTTGTGTTGGGTGCAACGGGCCAAGTAGGAAAACTTGTCGCCAAAAACTTAAAACGCCGTGGAGCAAGCTTTTCGGTTGGGTCGCGAAAGAGAGGGAATCTGGAAGAGCTTGCAGATCAATTTGGGACCTCGCGGTTCATCGATCTCGATGATCCTCGAACTTTCGACGAGGCTTTGGAGAACATCACAGGCATTTTTCTAATAACTGGTTATACCGTCGACATGCTAGTGCAGAGCAAATCACTTATCGATGCGGCAAAACGCAACGGTGTAAAACATGTCGTGCACCTGGGCGCATTCACGCGAGACCATGACGCCTATGCTACGGTTTTCGCCTGGCATCAGATGATTGAAACCTATCTTCGCGAGAGCGGCGTTGCGTGGACGAATTTACATCCAAACATGTTCATGCAGAATTTGCTGACATATCACGCCGTCACAGGCGCTTTGTTCAACGCATACACCTCCAAAGCTCTTGGCTACACCGCGTTGGAAGATGTGGCAGAGTCTGCTGCCGTAATTCTCCTGGAAGGGCCGGAGAGACACAGCGAAAAGGATTATTGGTTTTCAGCGGACTCACTTACTCCGGAGCAAGTGGCTGAAACTCTAACTGTGGCGACCGGTCGTACATTCACGTCAGCAGTTCGTGGTGATGGAAGCTTCCAAAGGGATGCGGCACAGTCCGGTTCAGTATTCGAAAACGCGTATGCAAAGGGAGGGCTCGAATTCTTCCGCTACGTCGAGGACGGAAGAATGGCTTACGCTGGAAGCGTAAAAGACGATACAAAGCAAATTCTAGGTCGCGAGCCATTTTTGCTGAAGGAATGGGCAAAACTACACGCCAACGAGTTACTGGAGATTGCGGGTAGCTGA
- a CDS encoding PP2C family protein-serine/threonine phosphatase: protein MMSDRGVLPRAEGKFRTNGAGRSSIVASMPPRPSSVPLRDEVDSLLREKLDFHSELFEAAQIQRKLSGPREFRHGSLQFASEVFAARFLSGDFTTFLKNGSKVLMAHGDIAGKGIAAGMWFTNLAGLLQRYGRPYSDPARIASEINRHLCCLRPVAPFATVFLAQINCHLGELSYCNAGHCPPILLRADGRADLLERGGPLLGAIEGAEFELGELNLEPGDTLVAYSDGVLECRNTSEEEFGLDRILAALRHADSSSAQATLMMLLATLQDFANGSSLCDDVSLTVIQR from the coding sequence ATGATGAGCGACAGGGGAGTACTACCAAGAGCCGAAGGCAAATTCCGGACTAACGGCGCGGGCCGATCCTCGATCGTGGCGTCGATGCCGCCGCGGCCATCGAGTGTGCCATTGCGGGACGAGGTTGACTCCCTTCTGCGAGAGAAACTTGATTTCCATTCAGAACTGTTTGAGGCCGCACAGATCCAGCGCAAACTAAGCGGCCCGCGTGAGTTTCGCCACGGCAGTTTACAGTTCGCAAGCGAGGTCTTCGCGGCGCGCTTTCTCTCCGGGGATTTCACGACGTTCCTGAAAAACGGTTCCAAGGTTCTTATGGCCCACGGTGACATTGCCGGAAAGGGTATTGCGGCTGGCATGTGGTTCACCAATCTAGCAGGCCTCTTGCAACGTTACGGCCGTCCTTATTCTGACCCGGCGAGGATCGCCTCGGAAATCAACCGCCACCTCTGCTGTCTACGGCCGGTTGCGCCGTTCGCCACGGTATTTCTCGCGCAGATTAACTGCCATCTTGGAGAACTTAGCTACTGTAATGCCGGACATTGCCCGCCAATATTGCTCCGCGCGGATGGTCGGGCAGATCTGCTCGAGAGAGGCGGCCCATTGCTGGGCGCTATCGAAGGTGCGGAGTTCGAGTTGGGCGAACTGAATCTCGAACCCGGAGACACGCTTGTCGCATACTCCGATGGTGTTCTTGAATGCCGCAACACTTCAGAGGAAGAGTTCGGGTTGGATCGGATACTTGCGGCATTACGACACGCTGATTCGTCATCCGCTCAGGCCACACTCATGATGCTCCTCGCCACCCTACAGGACTTCGCGAACGGTAGTTCGCTTTGCGACGACGTAAGTTTGACAGTGATTCAACGATGA
- a CDS encoding response regulator transcription factor has product MRQREKAKITEAPRPAKILVVEDEPNMVAGLRDNFEFDGYEVITAGDGIEGLRRALEESPDLVVLDVMMPRMSGLEVCKQLRAQRGSIPIIMLTARGQELDKVVGLELGADDYVTKPFSIRELLARVKAVLRRTAVVPKHLDQHSFGDVEVDLRRQRVLRSGKALEVSSKEFELLKYFICHSGETLSRDRLLEEVWGYEHFPTTRTVDTHLVRLRQKLEPDPEQPQYFLTVHGTGYRFVG; this is encoded by the coding sequence ATGAGACAGCGAGAGAAGGCGAAGATAACTGAAGCACCGAGGCCAGCGAAAATTCTTGTCGTGGAGGACGAGCCCAATATGGTGGCGGGACTTCGAGACAATTTCGAGTTCGACGGCTACGAAGTGATTACAGCGGGCGATGGGATCGAAGGTCTTAGACGAGCTCTTGAGGAGTCTCCCGACCTTGTGGTCCTGGATGTCATGATGCCTCGGATGAGCGGACTGGAAGTATGCAAGCAGTTACGCGCTCAACGCGGTTCCATCCCGATCATCATGCTGACTGCCCGCGGCCAGGAACTGGACAAAGTGGTGGGCCTCGAACTCGGCGCCGACGACTATGTGACCAAGCCGTTCTCAATCCGCGAGTTGCTAGCGCGAGTGAAGGCCGTGCTGCGACGCACAGCCGTCGTTCCCAAGCACCTGGATCAACATTCCTTCGGTGACGTGGAAGTCGATCTGCGCCGTCAGCGAGTGCTCAGATCAGGCAAAGCTCTCGAGGTTTCGTCCAAAGAATTCGAGCTGTTGAAGTATTTCATCTGTCATTCCGGCGAAACGCTTAGTCGCGATCGCCTTCTGGAAGAGGTTTGGGGATACGAGCATTTTCCGACTACCCGGACGGTGGATACACACCTGGTACGTCTGCGCCAAAAACTCGAGCCTGATCCCGAACAACCACAGTATTTCCTGACAGTGCATGGAACAGGTTATCGGTTCGTCGGCTAG